Proteins encoded within one genomic window of Cucumis sativus cultivar 9930 chromosome 3, Cucumber_9930_V3, whole genome shotgun sequence:
- the LOC101216702 gene encoding pentatricopeptide repeat-containing protein At1g01970, whose protein sequence is MQISTSNILYQLHLPLVNGTSNTSYSRYWRDSIVLSSRRRCSQMATATAIVDEIHKLESEREKPRFRWVEVGYDITETQKQAISQLPPKMTKRCKAVMKQIICFSPQKGELSDMLAAWVRIMKPERADWLLVLKHLRILNHPLYIQVAEAALEEITFEANTRDYTKIIHHYGKQNQLEDAEKVLLSMRERGFVCDQITLTTMIHIYSKADKLNLAKQTFEELKLLEQPLDKRSFGAMIMAYVRAGFPEEGEKILKEMDAKDIYAGSEVYKALLRAYSMVGNAEGAQRVFDAIQLAAITPDEKLCGLLINAYLMAGQSREAQIAFDNMRRAGIEPSDKCIALALSAYEKENRLNSALELLIDLEKDNVMVGKEASKILAAWLKRLGVVEEVEIVLREYTEKEVNR, encoded by the exons ATGCAAATCTCCACCAGTAACATTCTCTATCaacttcatcttcctcttgTTAATGGAACTTCAAATACTTCGTATTCTCGTTACTGGAGGGATTCAATAGTCTTGAGCTCTCGCCGAAGATGCTCTCAAATGGCTACTGCTACGGCCATTGTTGATGAAATTCACAAATTAGAAAGTGAAAGAGAGAAACCGAGGTTTCGGTGGGTCGAGGTTGGGTATGATATTACTGAAACGCAGAAGCAGGCTATATCTCAGCTTCCTCCCAAGATGACTAAAAGATGTAAGGCTGTGATGAAGCAAATTATATGTTTCTCACCTCAAAAGGGTGAGTTATCAGATATGTTGGCGGCTTGGGTGAGGATTATGAAGCCTGAAAGAGCTGACTGGCTTTTGGTTCTTAAGCATTTGAGGATTTTGAATCATCCTCTCTATATCCAG GTGGCAGAAGCTGCTCTTGAAGAGATAACATTTGAAGCCAATACTCGAGACTACACGAAGATTATTCATCACTATGGGAAGCAAAACCAACTCGAGGATGCTGAAAAAGTTCTCTTAAGCATGAGAGAAAGGGGTTTTGTTTGTGATCAGATAACATTAACCACAATGATCCACATATATAGCAAGGCTGACAAACTTAATCTAGCCAAACAAACTTTTGAAGAGCTCAAACTGCTTGAGCAACCGTTGGATAAAAGATCGTTTGGTGCAATGATTATGGCATATGTCAGGGCTGGGTTTCCCGAGGAAGGAGAAAAAATTCTGAAAGAAATGGATGCAAAAGATATTTATGCAGGAAGCGAAGTCTACAAGGCTTTGTTAAGAGCATACTCCATGGTAGGCAATGCTGAAGGAGCCCAAAGAGTATTCGATGCAATTCAATTGGCTGCTATTACTCCTGATGAAAAGCTATGCGGTCTTTTGATCAATGCCTATCTGATGGCCGGTCAAAGCCGAGAGGCACAAATTGCTTTTGACAACATGAGGAGGGCAGGCATTGAACCTAGTGACAAATGCATAGCTTTGGCATTAAGTGCATATGAAAAGGAGAACAGGCTAAATTCAGCGTTGGAACTTCTAATAGATTTGGAGAAGGATAACGTTATGGTCGGGAAGGAAGCTTCAAAAATATTAGCAGCTTGGCTTAAACGATTAGGGGTGGTGGAAGAGGTTGAAATTGTGTTGAGAGAATACACTGAAAAAGAAGTGAACCGCTAA
- the LOC101216934 gene encoding LOB domain-containing protein 18, whose protein sequence is MSSRRSGGSCTKGKGGGSNGSGGPCGACKFLRRKCMPECIFAPYFDSEQGSTHFAAVHKVFGASNVSKMLLHIPEHKRLDAAITICYEAQARVREPVLGCVSHIFALQQQAARLQIEISYLQAYLATSELPRSAPHLQAQPPALVKKPTLSSIISLPSDCPSFPAESDLSLLLDPVEQVSQEKLQSPLESYQIGSNNFPSMGSIDQQVVQKQLSSMQRIGASLFPNIPKRA, encoded by the exons ATGAGCTCGAGGCGGAGTGGTGGAAGTTGCACAAAAGGCAAGGGTGGTGGCAGCAACGGTAGTGGTGGACCGTGTGGGGCGTGCAAGTTTCTGCGGAGGAAGTGTATGCCAGAGTGTATATTTGCACCCTACTTTGACTCCGAACAAGGTTCAACTCATTTTGCAGCTGTGCACAAGGTGTTTGGAGCAAGCAATGTGTCAAAGATGCTTCTACATATTCCTGAACATAAACGGCTTGATGCAGCTATAACTATATGTTACGAAGCACAAGCTCGAGTCAGAGAGCCAGTTTTGGGCTGTGTTTCTCATATCTTTGCCCTTCAACAACAG gCTGCAAGGTTGCAAATAGAGATCTCATATTTGCAAGCGTACCTAGCAACATCTGAGCTTCCAAGATCCGCACCCCATCTTCAGGCACAACCACCAGCTCTGGTCAAGAAGCCAACTCTATCCTCAATTATAAGCCTTCCATCAGATTGCCCTTCTTTTCCTGCTGAATCAGATCTTTCTCTACTTCTCGATCCTGTCGAGCAAGTTTCACAGGAAAAATTGCAGTCTCCATTGGAATCATACCAAATTGGAAGCAACAATTTCCCATCCATGGGCAGCATTGATCAACAAGTTGTCCAAAAACAACTGTCTTCGATGCAACGCATTGGTGCCTCTCTATTTCCAAACATCCCTAAACGAGCTTAA